From the genome of Gemmatimonadota bacterium:
CCGACATGGAATATCCCATGATGGTCAACGACGGCAGTACGCCCGACACTGTGTTCTCCCGCTTCGTCGTCGAACACGAGATCGCACACACGTACTTCCCGTTCTACATGGGAACCAACGAGACGAGATACGGCTTCATGGACGAGGGCTGGGCCACGACCTTCGAGTACCTCATCGGGACTGCCGACCTCGGCAAGGAACGTGCTTCCACCTTCTTCCAGCAATTCCGCGTCAATGGCTGGATCCACGATCCGTCGCCACTCGAAGACCTGCCGATCGTCACGCCTGGTGACGTGCTCAAGGGTGTGGCATACGGTAATAATGCGTACGGTAAGCCTGCACTTGGATACCTGGCCATGAAGGACCTGCTTGGCGACGCGCAATTCAAGAAGTGTCTGCAGGCGTACATGGATCGCTGGCACGGCAAGCACCCGATGCCGTGGGATTTCTTCAACACGTTCAGCAACGTATCCGGGAAGAATCTGAACTGGTTCTGGAATGACTGGTACTTCAGCAACAACTACATCGATCTCGCAGTCGCGAGCGTCACTAAAGCTCGCAACGGTTACTCGGTCGTGATCGACAACATCGGTGGTATGGATGCTCCAGTCGACATTCGCGTGAAGTACACGAATGGTGATTCAGCGACGTTCCATCAGACGCCCGCGATCTGGGAAGCCAATCAACGCAGGGCAACCGTCACGATCCCGGCAACCCGAGCCGTCAGCTCGCTCGATCTCGACGGTGGGATCTGGATGGACGCGGATACCACGAACAACAAGTGGGCACGCAAGTAGTGCTGATATCATGAGCACGACCTCCGCGCGCGTGAATCCATTCTTCACCCCGAGCACGTTGCCGTTCCAGGCGCCGCGCTTCGATGAGATTCAGGAGGCTGACTACCAGCCGGCGATCGAGGAAGGAATGCGCCAGCAGATGGCGGAGATCGCGCGGATCATCGACAATCCTGCCCCGCCAACGTTCGAGAATACGCTAGTGGAGCTGGAGAAATCCGGCGAATTGCTGCACCGCGTGATGCCTGTATTCAGCGCGATTACTGGTGCCAACACGAGCGACTTCCTGCAGCAGGTCCAGGAAGATGTCGCGCCCAGACTAGCGGCGCACGAGGATGGGATCTATCTCGATCGCCGGCTGTTCGAGCGCGTGGAATCGATCTACAATCAACGCGATAGCCTGACTCTCGATGCAGAGTCGCGCCGCCTGCTCGATTGGTACTACAACGACGTCTTCGTGCAGAAGGGCGCCAGACTCGCCGAGCCTGACAAGGCGGCGCTCATGGCGCTGAACCAGGAGGCGTCGACACTCGAGACGGCGTTCGTCAACAAGCTGCTTGCGGCAGCCAAAGCCGGCGCGTTGGCACTGACCGATCGTAATGCACTCGCGGGGATGAGCGACGCCGAGATCGCGGCAGCGGAGCGAGCGGCGCTGGAGCGTAATCTCGACAACGCGTGGCTCATCCCGCTGCAGAACACGACGCAACAACCGGCGCTTCTGGCGCTTAAGAACCGTGACGTCCGAAAGCGCTTGTTCGACGCGTCGTACACCCGCACCGAAAAGGGTGACGCGAACGACACCCGCGGTCTCATAGCACGCCTTGCGCAGATTCGCGCCTCGCAGGCGAACCTGCTGGGCCATGCTAGTTACGCCGAGTGGGCATTGCAGGATCAGATGGCCCGGACTCCCGGAGCGGCATTGAAGTTCGTGCGCGATCTGGTTCCTGCCGCTACGGCCAACGCACGCGCGGAAGGCGACGCTATCCAGGCGATAATCGACGGCGACGGCGAGTCGTTCCAGTTGGAACCGTGGGATTGGGAGCACTACGCAGAGCGCGTCCGGAGAGCGAGATACGATCTCGACGAGGAGCAGATCAAGCAGTACTTCGAGCTGGATTGCGTGCTGCAGAATGGCGTGTTCTACGCCGCAACTCGTCTGTACGGTATCACGTTCCGGGAGCGCGACGATCTTCCCGTGTACCATCCGGACGTGCGCGTATTCGAGGTGACCGACGCTGATGGATCGCCGCTGACGCTCTTCTACTGCGACTTCTTCGCACGCGCCAACAAGAACGGCGGCGCGTGGATGGACAGCCTCATCACGCAGTCGAAGCTCCTCGGCGCCAGGCCGGTGATATACAACGTCGCGAATTTCATGAAGCCGGCATCGGGCGAGCCGGCATTGATCAGCTTCGACGACGTCACGACAATGTTTCACGAGTTCGGTCACGCGCTGCACGGGTTCTTCGCGGACCAGCAGTACCCGAGCCTGTCGGGAACCAGCGTTGCGCGCGACTTCGTCGAGCTTCCATCCCAGTTCAATGAGCACTGGGCGACCGAGCCAACGGTATTTGCGAACTACGCGAAGCATCACGCCAGCGGCGAGCCGATGCCTCAGGACCTCACGGAACGGATCAAGCAGGCCGAGAAGTTCAATCAGGGCTACCGGTTGACCGAGGTGCTGGCGGCGGCGTTGCTCGACATGGCGTGGCACACTCTGCCCGCCGATGCACCACTCATGGACGTCGATGCCTTCGAGACACAGGCGTTGAGCGAAAACAACGTCAACCTGCGTACCGTTCCACCGCGCTATCGCTCCAGCTACTTCATGCACATCTGGTCAAACGGCTACTCTGCCGGCTACTACGCATATCTGTGGGCCGAGATGCTGGACGCGGACGCGTACGAGTGGTTCGAGGAGAACGGCGGGCTCACGCGCGAGAACGGCGATCGCTTCCGCGCAATGATCCTATCGCGCGGTAATACGGAGGATCTCGCCGCGATGTATCGTGCATTCCGTAGCCGCGATCCACGCATCGAGCCGATGCTCGCGGAACGCGGGTTGCTTGCGGGTGAAACGCAGTAGCGAACTGACTTTAGTTATTTGACACGCCAGATGTCCAGCGTGCCGCTTGTGCTGTGATCGTTGGCGCTGCCTTCGGGCAGCGCAATCCTTCCGTCGACGACGATCGGACTGTTCCAGTGACCGCCACCGGCATCGAGGCTCGCGATCTGCTTCCCGGTGCTCGGCTCGTACACCACCAGACCGCCATTCGGATTGTAGACGTACAGCAGGCCGCCAGCTACAACAGGGCTGGTGCCCGCCGTTCCGTTCTGCCACATCGATTGCAGCTTGCCGTTGCTGAAGCTCCATGCAGCTGTCCCGCTTCCGTCCGCGACGAACATCGACGTATTGGAGTTGCTGTATAGAACTGCTGGCGCCGTGAAGAGTCGCGCGCTCCCTGGCGTCTGAATCACCTGCAGCTCGCCGCCCTTGTGAGCTGTCGCACCGCTCATCACCGACGGGTTTAGAAGTCTGATCGTTCCATCCTTGCCACCCTGCGCGATGTATCCGCCACCGAGCAGGACCGGAGATGATGATCCGACGTCCGCATCGGTTTCATCGAGCTGATCGGTGTTCGATGGTGTGTAGTTGCCGAGCAGAGCAGTCGCTGTCGGATTGAGCTCGAGAGTTGCGTCGCCCCAATACGTCTTGCCATCCCACTTCGCGTTGCCCGTGGCGACATAGATGTCTCCGGTAGTGGAGTCGATCACTGCACCGGCCCGACCCCATATCGCCGAATCGCTTTCAGGACAGGACTTGGGATCGATCAGCACGGTCTGATCGCTACACAGAGAATTCCATACGTGCAGCAGGTTGCCGCTCGCCCCATCCAGAATGGCAACGTGACCCTGATACGGTGGCGCATCTCCGATGTAGCCACCGGTCGTAGCGATCACATTTCCGTGAAAGAAGTTCAGCGACGATGCGATCTTCTCCCGCTCCGGAAGCTTTGTAATGGCGGTGCTCCAGACGGAGTGACCGTCCGCGACTGCGAGCTTTTGGATGTGCCCATCTGGCGATGCCGCGTAGATGAACTGCCGGCTCGGATCTGCTACCGGTGTCGCGGTGGTGATCTGTCGAGAGCCGGCCCAACCACTGTAACCGGAAGGTGTGTACGTCCAGAGCACCTTGCCGCTGTCGGCGTCTATTGCCAGCGTCTTTCCATATGTCGTCGTGACGAAGAACACATCATGTGTTCCACCGCTCACACTCGCGCCGTGCAGGTAGATGGCAGACGCGTCGACGGTTCCGTCTATCGAAACCTGTTGCTTCTCGAGCGATGCAACATTTGCGGCGGTAATTCCCGTCGACGCTGGATCGACGCTCGAGCGTCCAACGTCAAAGCCGAACCGGGTCCAGTCCTGATGGACCGCAGCTGGCGCGACAGCGGTTGTGGAGTCGCCCGGAGCGGTGGTTGTAGTCGCAGGCGTGCGCTCGGCCGATCCGCCGCTGCACGCAGTCAATACGAGAGAACAGATAGCCATGAGGTACTGCATTTCGCCTCGGTCGCGAGCGCGACTTGGTTGAGTCGTCTGATGGATCATGTCCGGCGTCTGGCGCACGGAACGATCATCGGCCCGACCTGCATCGGCCGTGCCGATGATCGTTCGACGCTATTGCACCTCTCAATCCTTGGCACCGAGCCACTTCCTTACCATCTCCGCGACGCGCTCGGCCGCAGGCGGATCTTGGTTGGCAAGTACTATCAGGTCGTAGCCACCCGGCAGATCGCCTTCGACATCGCCGTTGAGTCCAACTGATCCGCCCGCAGCCCCCAGACCAGCTGGCGGTCCTGATCTGATCCTGTGCGCACGCAGAGCCTGGAGAAATGCGAGCAGGTCGTGCACCGTGGAATAGCCGCCACCAGCTGAGCTGCCCCGTCCCGGAAGGTCAGCACTGTTGCGATGAAGAGATACTCCGGCCGGCGCCGTTTCATCGCCACGTGTATATCCGATGGCCGTATTGGGTGGCAGCGAATCAACCTCGTACGAAGCGGTTCGCATCATTCCGGCTGGTTCGAATATGTGCTGCTGAACGTAAGTGTAGTAATCTTGCCCCGATAGCCGCTCGATCAGCAGGCCGAGTACGACGTACCCAGCATTGGAGTATGCGGTGCGCGTGCCAGGTTCGAACTGCATCGGTGCGTCGACGAACAACGGGAGGTAACTCGCGAGCGTACGGATGTCATTTCGCTTTCCGCTCGCCGGTGCCGCGAAGATGTTGCCACCGATTCCCGATGTGTGTCGCAACAGCTGCCGGATCGTCACCTTGCCGGCGACTTCCTGATTCGGATAGTCCGGCCAGTACTTCACGAGATTGGAATCCAGATCGAGCTTGCCGTCGTCGCGAAGTTGCATGATCGCGATTTGGGTGAAGATCTTGTTGATCGAGCCAATGTTGAACGCGGTTTCCAGATTGTTCGGTCGCCCGGCTTCGCGGTCGGCCATGCCGTATGCGCGCTGGAACACCGGAACGCCGTTCCTGGCAAGCAGCGCCACACCAGAGAATTCGCCAAGTCCCGCCAGGCTGTCGAGTGAATGGGACAGGCGGCTGATCAGCGCTGGCTGCGATACGGCTGGTTGTCGGAGTCGCCCTGGTGAGGGCTGCTGAGCACCGAGGAGTTGTGACCCGGCGACGAGCATCGCCGCGATGATGGCACGAGATGAATCACGCATGGAGAATCAGTACCTACCGCCTGCAGGAGTCTCCGATACCGGGCTGTGGCAGCAAGCCCTCGATCCCGCCCACTACTCCCCCAGCACCGGTTCGTACTCCGTGATGACAGGCGGCTCCAGGTGGCTCTCGCGCGACAACACCCGTGCGCACGTATTCCAGCGCAGGATCGAGTCGTCGTTCTCCGGCGGACGAATCGCCTCCGCCTTCTCGTACCACTCCATCGCCTCGCGGAACGCATTGTACGCCATGGTGCTGCTGCCCATTGCCACGCGACGCAGCAGCTCCTGGCCGTGTCGCTCCGATGCAATGCCGGTGTAGTAGGCGCGCTGATATGGATCTGTGATGCGGGCCAGGGCAGCGCGCACTTCGTGCATCACGCGGCCGTGCCCTGCCGCAAGCTGGTCCGTGAGAGCCAGTACCAACATCACTATCACCT
Proteins encoded in this window:
- the dcp gene encoding peptidyl-dipeptidase Dcp; the protein is MGSGWTRIPRTTSGHASSADIMSTTSARVNPFFTPSTLPFQAPRFDEIQEADYQPAIEEGMRQQMAEIARIIDNPAPPTFENTLVELEKSGELLHRVMPVFSAITGANTSDFLQQVQEDVAPRLAAHEDGIYLDRRLFERVESIYNQRDSLTLDAESRRLLDWYYNDVFVQKGARLAEPDKAALMALNQEASTLETAFVNKLLAAAKAGALALTDRNALAGMSDAEIAAAERAALERNLDNAWLIPLQNTTQQPALLALKNRDVRKRLFDASYTRTEKGDANDTRGLIARLAQIRASQANLLGHASYAEWALQDQMARTPGAALKFVRDLVPAATANARAEGDAIQAIIDGDGESFQLEPWDWEHYAERVRRARYDLDEEQIKQYFELDCVLQNGVFYAATRLYGITFRERDDLPVYHPDVRVFEVTDADGSPLTLFYCDFFARANKNGGAWMDSLITQSKLLGARPVIYNVANFMKPASGEPALISFDDVTTMFHEFGHALHGFFADQQYPSLSGTSVARDFVELPSQFNEHWATEPTVFANYAKHHASGEPMPQDLTERIKQAEKFNQGYRLTEVLAAALLDMAWHTLPADAPLMDVDAFETQALSENNVNLRTVPPRYRSSYFMHIWSNGYSAGYYAYLWAEMLDADAYEWFEENGGLTRENGDRFRAMILSRGNTEDLAAMYRAFRSRDPRIEPMLAERGLLAGETQ
- a CDS encoding PQQ-binding-like beta-propeller repeat protein, coding for MAICSLVLTACSGGSAERTPATTTTAPGDSTTAVAPAAVHQDWTRFGFDVGRSSVDPASTGITAANVASLEKQQVSIDGTVDASAIYLHGASVSGGTHDVFFVTTTYGKTLAIDADSGKVLWTYTPSGYSGWAGSRQITTATPVADPSRQFIYAASPDGHIQKLAVADGHSVWSTAITKLPEREKIASSLNFFHGNVIATTGGYIGDAPPYQGHVAILDGASGNLLHVWNSLCSDQTVLIDPKSCPESDSAIWGRAGAVIDSTTGDIYVATGNAKWDGKTYWGDATLELNPTATALLGNYTPSNTDQLDETDADVGSSSPVLLGGGYIAQGGKDGTIRLLNPSVMSGATAHKGGELQVIQTPGSARLFTAPAVLYSNSNTSMFVADGSGTAAWSFSNGKLQSMWQNGTAGTSPVVAGGLLYVYNPNGGLVVYEPSTGKQIASLDAGGGHWNSPIVVDGRIALPEGSANDHSTSGTLDIWRVK
- a CDS encoding serine hydrolase domain-containing protein, with amino-acid sequence MRDSSRAIIAAMLVAGSQLLGAQQPSPGRLRQPAVSQPALISRLSHSLDSLAGLGEFSGVALLARNGVPVFQRAYGMADREAGRPNNLETAFNIGSINKIFTQIAIMQLRDDGKLDLDSNLVKYWPDYPNQEVAGKVTIRQLLRHTSGIGGNIFAAPASGKRNDIRTLASYLPLFVDAPMQFEPGTRTAYSNAGYVVLGLLIERLSGQDYYTYVQQHIFEPAGMMRTASYEVDSLPPNTAIGYTRGDETAPAGVSLHRNSADLPGRGSSAGGGYSTVHDLLAFLQALRAHRIRSGPPAGLGAAGGSVGLNGDVEGDLPGGYDLIVLANQDPPAAERVAEMVRKWLGAKD